One region of Carya illinoinensis cultivar Pawnee chromosome 8, C.illinoinensisPawnee_v1, whole genome shotgun sequence genomic DNA includes:
- the LOC122317791 gene encoding uncharacterized protein LOC122317791 isoform X2 → MEIVIAIASKIAEYTVGPIGQWLCYSCHYKSNMENLKNQATTLRDAKSRVQHEVEAASNNGNEIHDDVKRWLTKVDGILHQLTIEKLDGGDEEAESRNSNASCLNLKQRHQISWKAKKLVGNIAELLNDGNFKNVGYCPPMPNMVPVRNVDYMTLGSRMSVMKRVKEALGDANINKVGVSGLAGVGKSTLMEEICRQVKEKRLFDEVALAKVTNSPNLCRIQGDIAGMLGLKLDPHITEIERKAYLRARLEKDKEKKILVILDDIWKRLDLEEIGITPSERCKVLLTSRERRVLAYDMGIKENTFELDILGEQEAWILFEKMVGDTVKGDLVLRNEAIKVAKECAGLPIALVTVSRALKGQKSLKIWKDALVKLRRPNPEHDEDIWAPVYSCIQLSYIHLGKEVKSLFLLCALQDYYISYKDLLRYGFGLCLFHGILTLEEARDRLENLVSKLQDSCLLQKSPCDSGEFYMHDIVRHVAKIIASNDHNMFVMIGNGEQKAWPDEDAPKRCEALSICGGDPIHKYPNIKEFPKLRYFHVRGNNHLLESPDIFFEGMDMLEVLSLTNMQLLSLFPLANLRTLCLDQCTLGDIHGIGKLETLVILSLAGSDISNLPREIQSLTRLRLLDLSNCYKLRVIPPNVLSSLVNLEELYMQEIDVEWEVERPNHEEKNASLVELKQLSQLTSLEIDIPDANNLLKDLFFEKLERYKICIGDIVSWETFNGAAFSRMLGLKLNGSFQLDFGIKMLLKRTEFLYLDEENSSKSVLYEVDREDYQQLKHLHIQNNGNIKHILESGTSVVAFPILDTFVLKNMFSLEEICQDKLPSESFKNLKVLNVDNCEKLIFIFPSSIARGLSLLEELKITRCNNLGAIFVKEEEDGIEDQGDMMLFGRLQTLVLEGLPKLVGFLSTKDSIMADCRETNSEGNHDLQLPLLHHDQGKLPLIYFKNLKVLRVENCQKLRFLFSSSIARGCNNMGAIVVTEEKDGIEDQGDMMLFGRLQTLELRDLPKLVGFLSTKDSFMPDCRETNSEGNHDLQLPLLHHDQVSFPSLQTLRMWGLPKIKYAWSCGQEPKTVFRCLEQLQVLEIIDCGVEEIVAVEKGGEAVAIRTLVFPQVTQLKFSDLPRLKWFCQGVYVTKWPMLKKMKIERCDEVEIFASEVVSFEKTIKDQRQSEMSNIKQSLFSVDEHSFPSLETLEFWNMGSLEIIFGKLEGQNGKEPQVLISPASGTEESGATTHFASTLSFPSLKKLYISRMDKLEIIWQDQVAATSFPNIQELSIDFCHKLLHVFQSNLHATTTTLMQSLTRLNITYCSSLESIFGNMEGQNGKESQVLMAPSSGTEDGIAGHIEFPILTLLSLFELPKLKWIFEGVHTNLESWPSLKHLSLWECGEQVNKMIWGSKFASSSSSQENQLPTCIQQPMFVVEEGTFPNLEHLLLNFSGNFSDFPNPSSLLTGLPNLLELKVYNSVWEEIFPYELVDREIRLRRLTVCLLIMVTHLWKEDNTQPCQLFHNMEYLNVSQCGKLKNIVPSSVSLHNLTGLEISSCHGLINLLTSSTAKTLVQLKRMTVIDCKRITEIVAMEDGEANVAIIFNKLTVLTLDGLPNLTHFGFPYSFGFPSLYKVIVRCCPEMKTFSHGVLSTPKLTAVCYDDRWNSKQNLYCEDDLNTTTRCLWEEANQYDTRLLFRERVENSEEDEDHPSEDEDHP, encoded by the exons ATGGAGATTGTTATTGCTATCGCATCGAAAATTGCAGAGTACACTGTTGGACCAATTGGACAGTGGCTATGTTATTCATGTCACTACAAGAGCAACATGGAGAATCTGAAGAATCAGGCAACGACATTGCGCGATGCTAAGAGCAGGGTTCAACACGAGGTTGAAGCTGCTTCAAATAACGGCAATGAAATTCACGATGATGTAAAAAGGTGGTTGACAAAGGTGGATGGCATTTTACATCAATTGACCATCGAGAAACTTGATGGAGGTGATGAAGAAGCGGAATCGAGGAACTCTAATGCGTCATGCCTGAACTTGAAGCAACGACATCAGATAAGCTGGAAAGCAAAGAAGTTGGTAGGTAATATTGCTGAACTTCTTAATGATGGAAATTTCAAAAATGTTGGCTATTGTCCTCCTATGCCAAACATGGTACCTGTGCGGAACGTGGATTACATGACCTTGGGTTCAAGGATGTCCGTTATGAAGAGAGTTAAGGAGGCATTGGGAGATGCTAATATCAACAAGGTCGGCGTGTCAGGGTTGGCTGGAGTTGGAAAGAGTACATTGATGGAAGAAATTTGCAGGCAAGTCAAGGAAAAAAGGTTATTCGATGAGGTGGCTCTGGCAAAAGTGACAAACAGCCCCAACCTATGTCGAATTCAAGGAGATATTGCAGGCATGCTAGGTCTAAAGCTTGATCCTCATATAACTGAAATAGAAAGAAAAGCCTATCTACGGGCGAGGTtagaaaaagataaggagaaGAAGATACTTGTTATCTTGGATGATATATGGAAGCGACTTGATTTGGAGGAAATAGGAATTACTCCTTCCGAAAGATGCAAAGTACTACTCACATCTAGAGAGCGACGGGTTCTAGCTTATGATATGGGAATCAAAGAGAACACCTTTGAACTCGACATTTTAGGAGAACAAGAAGCATGGATCTTATTTGAAAAGATGGTGGGTGATACTGTCAAAGGTGATCTTGTATTGCGAAATGAAGCAATTAAGGTAGCTAAAGAGTGTGCGGGCCTTCCTATTGCACTTGTAACAGTTTCTAGGGCATTAAAAGGTCAGAAgagtttgaaaatttggaaggATGCTTTGGTGAAGCTAAGACGGCCCAATCCAGAACATGATGAAGACATATGGGCACCCGTATATTCTTGTATACAGCTGAGTTATATACATCTTGGTAAAGAGGTCAAATCCCTCTTTTTGCTTTGTGCTCTACAAGATTACTACATTTCCTATAAGGACTTGTTGAGGTATGGTTTCGGTCTGTGTTTATTCCATGGTATCCTTACATTGGAAGAAGCAAGAGATAGACTAGAGAATTTGGTTAGTAAACTCCAAGATTCTTGTTTGCTACAAAAAAGTCCATGTGACTCCGGGGAATTTTACATGCATGACATTGTTCGTCATGTCGCTAAAATAATTGCGTCAAATGATCATAATATGTTTGTCATGATAGGCAATGGTGAGCAAAAAGCATGGCCAGATGAGGATGCACCGAAAAGATGCGAGGCGCTCTCTATTTGTGGTGGAGATCCTATCCATAAATATCccaatataaaagaatttcCTAAATTAAGATACTTTCATGTCCGGGGTAACAATCATCTTTTGGAAAGCCCAGACATTTTCTTCGAAGGGATGGACATGCTTGAAGTTCTGAGTTTGACAAATATGCAACTATTATCACTTTTTCCACTTGCAAACCTACGAACATTGTGTCTAGATCAATGTACATTGGGGGATATTCATGGGATTGGAAAACTCGAGACTTTAGTAATTCTTAGTCTTGCAGGTTCTGACATCTCAAATTTGCCAAGAGAAATACAGTCGTTGACTCGTTTGCGGTTATTGGATTTGAGCAATTGTTACAAACTTagagtgattcctcctaatgtCTTGTCAAGCTTGGTCAACTTAGAAGAGTTGTATATGCAAGAAATTGATGTCGAATGGGAGGTTGAACGACCCAAccatgaagaaaaaaatgctAGCCTTGTAGAGCTGAAGCAATTGTCACAATTGACCTCCTTAGAGATAGATATTCCAGATGCCAACAATCTACTGAaagatttgttttttgaaaaacttGAGAGATACAAGATATGCATTGGAGATATCGTTTCATGGGAAACATTTAACGGGGCTGCCTTCTCAAGAATGTTAGGACTCAAACTGAATGGAAGCTTCCAATTGGACTTTGGGATCAAAATGCTACTGAAGAGAACGGAATTTCTTTATTTAGACGAGGAGAACAGTTCTAAGAGTGTCTTATATGAAGTAGATAGAGAAGATTATCAACAATTGAAGCATCTCCATATCCAAAACAATGGTAATATTAAGCATATCCTTGAGTCGGGGACATCGGTTGTTGCCTTTCCTATCCTGGAcacatttgttttgaaaaatatgttcaGCTTGGAAGAAATTTGTCAGGACAAACTTCCATCGGAATCCTTCAAAAACTTGAAAGTTTTAAATGTGGATAACtgtgaaaaattaatatttatcttcCCATCATCGATAGCCAGAGGCCTTTCACtacttgaagaattgaagataacaaGATGCAACAACTTGGGTGCAATATtcgtgaaagaagaagaagacggaaTAGAAGATCAGGGAGATATGATGTTGTTCGGTCGACTTCAAACCTTGGTGCTAGAGGGTCTTCCAAAGCTCGTGGGTTTCTTAAGCACAAAAGATTCAATCATGGCTGATTGTAGAGAAACCAATTCAGAGGGCAACCATGATCTTCAGTTGCCACTTCTACATCATGATCAG GGCAAACTTCCATTGATATACTTCAAAAACTTGAAAGTTTTACGGGTAGAGAACTGTCAGAAATTAAGATTTCTCTTCTCATCATCCATAGCCAGAG GATGCAACAACATGGGTGCAATAGTTGTGACAGAAGAAAAAGACGGAATAGAAGATCAGGGAGATATGATGTTGTTCGGTCGACTTCAAACCTTGGAGCTAAGGGATCTTCCAAAGCTCGTGGGCTTCCTAAGCACAAAAGATTCATTCATGCCTGATTGTAGAGAAACCAATTCAGAGGGCAACCATGATCTTCAGTTGCCACTTCTACATCATGATCAG GTTTCATTTCCAAGCTTGCAAACACTGCGTATGTGGGGTCTACCCAAAATAAAATACGCATGGAGCTGTGGTCAAGAACCCAAAACAGTTTTCAGATGTCTCGAGCAATTGCAAGTACTTGAGATTATTGATTGTGGGGTGGAGGAAATTGTTGCAGTTGAAAAAGGAGGAGAAGCAGTAGCAATTAGGACTTTGGTGTTCCCTCAAGTGACCCAGTTGAAGTTTAGCGATTTACCGAGACTCAAGTGGTTTTGCCAAGGAGTGTATGTTACAAAATGGCCGATGctgaaaaagatgaaaattgaaagatgCGACGAAGTGGAGATTTTTGCTTCAGAAGTTGtgagttttgaaaaaacaattaaagaTCAGAGGCAGTCTGAGATGTCCAATATTAAACAATCCCTTTTCTCGGTGGATGag CACTCATTCCCCAGCTTGGAGACACTGGAATTTTGGAACATGGGTTcgttagaaattatatttggaaaGCTGGAGGGGCAAAATGGTAAAGAACCACAAGTTTTAATATCCCCAGCATCAGGGACAGAAGAAAGTGGAGCAACCACACACTTTGCGTCGACC ctCTCGTTTCCGAGCTTGAAGAAGTTGTACATTTCGAGGATGGATAAGTTGGAAATTATATGGCAGGATCAAGTCGCCGCGACTTCTTTTCCCAATATTCAAGAATTGTCAATTGATTTTTGTCACAAGTTGTTGCACGTCTTTCAATCTAATTTGCatgcaacaacaacaacattgATGCAAAGTCTGACTCGTCTAAATATAACATACTGCAGTTCATTAGAAAGTATATTTGGAAATATGGAGGGGCAAAATGGTAAAGAATCACAAGTTTTAATGGCTCCAAGTTCAGGTACAGAAGACGGAATAGCCGGACATATTGAATTCCCCATACTAACTCTATTGTCACTATTTGAATTGCCAAAACTCAAGTGGATTTTTGAAGGAGTGCATACTAATTTGGAATCATGGCCTTCATTGAAACACTTATCCCTGTGGGAATGTGGTGAACAAGTGAACAAAATGATTTGGGGTTCAAAATTTGCAAGCAGCAGTAGTAGTCAAGAGAACCAACTCCCGACTTGCATTCAACAACCCATGTTCGTCGTTGAGGAG GGTACGTTCCCCAACTTGGAGCATTTGTTATTGAACTTCAGTGGAAATTTTTCAGATTTTCCCAATCCATCTTCTCTTCTAACAGGACTGCCAAATCTGTTGGAACTTAAAGTATACAATAGTGTCTGGGAGGAAATATTCCCTTATGAACTTGTTGATCGAGAAATACGATTAAGAAGACTAACGGTCTGTCTTCTAATTATGGTTACACATTTGTGGAAAGAAGACAATACCCAGCCATGCCAACTTTTTCATAATATGGAATACCTTAATGTGTCACAATGCGGCAAATTGAAAAACATAGTGCCATCATCTGTTTCTCTTCACAATTTGACAGGATTGGAAATATCAAGTTGTCACGGATTGATCAATTTATTAACATCCTCAACTGCCAAAACTCTGGTGCAACTCAAAAGAATGACTGTGATTGATTGCAAAAGGATTACAGAAATTGTAGCAATGGAGGATGGTGAAGCAAATGTGGCGATTATTTTCAACAAGTTAACAGTCTTAACACTTGATGGCTTACCAAACCTCACACACTTTGGGTTCCCTTATTCCTTTGGGTTCCCATCTTTGTATAAAGTAATTGTGAGATGTTGTCCTGAGATGAAGACTTTCAGTCACGGAGTCTTGAGTACACCAAAGCTAACAGCAGTATGTTATGATGACAGATGGAATTCGAAGCAGAATTTGTATTGCGAGGATGACCTTAATACCACCACACGTTGTCTTTGGGAGGAGGCAAATCAATATGATACTCGATTGTTATTCAGAGAAAGG GTTGAGAAttctgaagaagatgaagatcatCCTTCAGAAGATGAAGATCATCCTTGA
- the LOC122317791 gene encoding disease resistance protein At4g27190-like isoform X5, with the protein MEIVIAIASKIAEYTVGPIGQWLCYSCHYKSNMENLKNQATTLRDAKSRVQHEVEAASNNGNEIHDDVKRWLTKVDGILHQLTIEKLDGGDEEAESRNSNASCLNLKQRHQISWKAKKLVGNIAELLNDGNFKNVGYCPPMPNMVPVRNVDYMTLGSRMSVMKRVKEALGDANINKVGVSGLAGVGKSTLMEEICRQVKEKRLFDEVALAKVTNSPNLCRIQGDIAGMLGLKLDPHITEIERKAYLRARLEKDKEKKILVILDDIWKRLDLEEIGITPSERCKVLLTSRERRVLAYDMGIKENTFELDILGEQEAWILFEKMVGDTVKGDLVLRNEAIKVAKECAGLPIALVTVSRALKGQKSLKIWKDALVKLRRPNPEHDEDIWAPVYSCIQLSYIHLGKEVKSLFLLCALQDYYISYKDLLRYGFGLCLFHGILTLEEARDRLENLVSKLQDSCLLQKSPCDSGEFYMHDIVRHVAKIIASNDHNMFVMIGNGEQKAWPDEDAPKRCEALSICGGDPIHKYPNIKEFPKLRYFHVRGNNHLLESPDIFFEGMDMLEVLSLTNMQLLSLFPLANLRTLCLDQCTLGDIHGIGKLETLVILSLAGSDISNLPREIQSLTRLRLLDLSNCYKLRVIPPNVLSSLVNLEELYMQEIDVEWEVERPNHEEKNASLVELKQLSQLTSLEIDIPDANNLLKDLFFEKLERYKICIGDIVSWETFNGAAFSRMLGLKLNGSFQLDFGIKMLLKRTEFLYLDEENSSKSVLYEVDREDYQQLKHLHIQNNGNIKHILESGTSVVAFPILDTFVLKNMFSLEEICQDKLPSESFKNLKVLNVDNCEKLIFIFPSSIARGLSLLEELKITRCNNLGAIFVKEEEDGIEDQGDMMLFGRLQTLVLEGLPKLVGFLSTKDSIMADCRETNSEGNHDLQLPLLHHDQVSFPSLQTLRMWGLPKIKYAWSCGQEPKTVFRCLEQLQVLEIIDCGVEEIVAVEKGGEAVAIRTLVFPQVTQLKFSDLPRLKWFCQGVYVTKWPMLKKMKIERCDEVEIFASEVVSFEKTIKDQRQSEMSNIKQSLFSVDEHSFPSLETLEFWNMGSLEIIFGKLEGQNGKEPQVLISPASGTEESGATTHFASTLSFPSLKKLYISRMDKLEIIWQDQVAATSFPNIQELSIDFCHKLLHVFQSNLHATTTTLMQSLTRLNITYCSSLESIFGNMEGQNGKESQVLMAPSSGTEDGIAGHIEFPILTLLSLFELPKLKWIFEGVHTNLESWPSLKHLSLWECGEQVNKMIWGSKFASSSSSQENQLPTCIQQPMFVVEEGTFPNLEHLLLNFSGNFSDFPNPSSLLTGLPNLLELKVYNSVWEEIFPYELVDREIRLRRLTVCLLIMVTHLWKEDNTQPCQLFHNMEYLNVSQCGKLKNIVPSSVSLHNLTGLEISSCHGLINLLTSSTAKTLVQLKRMTVIDCKRITEIVAMEDGEANVAIIFNKLTVLTLDGLPNLTHFGFPYSFGFPSLYKVIVRCCPEMKTFSHGVLSTPKLTAVCYDDRWNSKQNLYCEDDLNTTTRCLWEEANQYDTRLLFRERVENSEEDEDHPSEDEDHP; encoded by the exons ATGGAGATTGTTATTGCTATCGCATCGAAAATTGCAGAGTACACTGTTGGACCAATTGGACAGTGGCTATGTTATTCATGTCACTACAAGAGCAACATGGAGAATCTGAAGAATCAGGCAACGACATTGCGCGATGCTAAGAGCAGGGTTCAACACGAGGTTGAAGCTGCTTCAAATAACGGCAATGAAATTCACGATGATGTAAAAAGGTGGTTGACAAAGGTGGATGGCATTTTACATCAATTGACCATCGAGAAACTTGATGGAGGTGATGAAGAAGCGGAATCGAGGAACTCTAATGCGTCATGCCTGAACTTGAAGCAACGACATCAGATAAGCTGGAAAGCAAAGAAGTTGGTAGGTAATATTGCTGAACTTCTTAATGATGGAAATTTCAAAAATGTTGGCTATTGTCCTCCTATGCCAAACATGGTACCTGTGCGGAACGTGGATTACATGACCTTGGGTTCAAGGATGTCCGTTATGAAGAGAGTTAAGGAGGCATTGGGAGATGCTAATATCAACAAGGTCGGCGTGTCAGGGTTGGCTGGAGTTGGAAAGAGTACATTGATGGAAGAAATTTGCAGGCAAGTCAAGGAAAAAAGGTTATTCGATGAGGTGGCTCTGGCAAAAGTGACAAACAGCCCCAACCTATGTCGAATTCAAGGAGATATTGCAGGCATGCTAGGTCTAAAGCTTGATCCTCATATAACTGAAATAGAAAGAAAAGCCTATCTACGGGCGAGGTtagaaaaagataaggagaaGAAGATACTTGTTATCTTGGATGATATATGGAAGCGACTTGATTTGGAGGAAATAGGAATTACTCCTTCCGAAAGATGCAAAGTACTACTCACATCTAGAGAGCGACGGGTTCTAGCTTATGATATGGGAATCAAAGAGAACACCTTTGAACTCGACATTTTAGGAGAACAAGAAGCATGGATCTTATTTGAAAAGATGGTGGGTGATACTGTCAAAGGTGATCTTGTATTGCGAAATGAAGCAATTAAGGTAGCTAAAGAGTGTGCGGGCCTTCCTATTGCACTTGTAACAGTTTCTAGGGCATTAAAAGGTCAGAAgagtttgaaaatttggaaggATGCTTTGGTGAAGCTAAGACGGCCCAATCCAGAACATGATGAAGACATATGGGCACCCGTATATTCTTGTATACAGCTGAGTTATATACATCTTGGTAAAGAGGTCAAATCCCTCTTTTTGCTTTGTGCTCTACAAGATTACTACATTTCCTATAAGGACTTGTTGAGGTATGGTTTCGGTCTGTGTTTATTCCATGGTATCCTTACATTGGAAGAAGCAAGAGATAGACTAGAGAATTTGGTTAGTAAACTCCAAGATTCTTGTTTGCTACAAAAAAGTCCATGTGACTCCGGGGAATTTTACATGCATGACATTGTTCGTCATGTCGCTAAAATAATTGCGTCAAATGATCATAATATGTTTGTCATGATAGGCAATGGTGAGCAAAAAGCATGGCCAGATGAGGATGCACCGAAAAGATGCGAGGCGCTCTCTATTTGTGGTGGAGATCCTATCCATAAATATCccaatataaaagaatttcCTAAATTAAGATACTTTCATGTCCGGGGTAACAATCATCTTTTGGAAAGCCCAGACATTTTCTTCGAAGGGATGGACATGCTTGAAGTTCTGAGTTTGACAAATATGCAACTATTATCACTTTTTCCACTTGCAAACCTACGAACATTGTGTCTAGATCAATGTACATTGGGGGATATTCATGGGATTGGAAAACTCGAGACTTTAGTAATTCTTAGTCTTGCAGGTTCTGACATCTCAAATTTGCCAAGAGAAATACAGTCGTTGACTCGTTTGCGGTTATTGGATTTGAGCAATTGTTACAAACTTagagtgattcctcctaatgtCTTGTCAAGCTTGGTCAACTTAGAAGAGTTGTATATGCAAGAAATTGATGTCGAATGGGAGGTTGAACGACCCAAccatgaagaaaaaaatgctAGCCTTGTAGAGCTGAAGCAATTGTCACAATTGACCTCCTTAGAGATAGATATTCCAGATGCCAACAATCTACTGAaagatttgttttttgaaaaacttGAGAGATACAAGATATGCATTGGAGATATCGTTTCATGGGAAACATTTAACGGGGCTGCCTTCTCAAGAATGTTAGGACTCAAACTGAATGGAAGCTTCCAATTGGACTTTGGGATCAAAATGCTACTGAAGAGAACGGAATTTCTTTATTTAGACGAGGAGAACAGTTCTAAGAGTGTCTTATATGAAGTAGATAGAGAAGATTATCAACAATTGAAGCATCTCCATATCCAAAACAATGGTAATATTAAGCATATCCTTGAGTCGGGGACATCGGTTGTTGCCTTTCCTATCCTGGAcacatttgttttgaaaaatatgttcaGCTTGGAAGAAATTTGTCAGGACAAACTTCCATCGGAATCCTTCAAAAACTTGAAAGTTTTAAATGTGGATAACtgtgaaaaattaatatttatcttcCCATCATCGATAGCCAGAGGCCTTTCACtacttgaagaattgaagataacaaGATGCAACAACTTGGGTGCAATATtcgtgaaagaagaagaagacggaaTAGAAGATCAGGGAGATATGATGTTGTTCGGTCGACTTCAAACCTTGGTGCTAGAGGGTCTTCCAAAGCTCGTGGGTTTCTTAAGCACAAAAGATTCAATCATGGCTGATTGTAGAGAAACCAATTCAGAGGGCAACCATGATCTTCAGTTGCCACTTCTACATCATGATCAG GTTTCATTTCCAAGCTTGCAAACACTGCGTATGTGGGGTCTACCCAAAATAAAATACGCATGGAGCTGTGGTCAAGAACCCAAAACAGTTTTCAGATGTCTCGAGCAATTGCAAGTACTTGAGATTATTGATTGTGGGGTGGAGGAAATTGTTGCAGTTGAAAAAGGAGGAGAAGCAGTAGCAATTAGGACTTTGGTGTTCCCTCAAGTGACCCAGTTGAAGTTTAGCGATTTACCGAGACTCAAGTGGTTTTGCCAAGGAGTGTATGTTACAAAATGGCCGATGctgaaaaagatgaaaattgaaagatgCGACGAAGTGGAGATTTTTGCTTCAGAAGTTGtgagttttgaaaaaacaattaaagaTCAGAGGCAGTCTGAGATGTCCAATATTAAACAATCCCTTTTCTCGGTGGATGag CACTCATTCCCCAGCTTGGAGACACTGGAATTTTGGAACATGGGTTcgttagaaattatatttggaaaGCTGGAGGGGCAAAATGGTAAAGAACCACAAGTTTTAATATCCCCAGCATCAGGGACAGAAGAAAGTGGAGCAACCACACACTTTGCGTCGACC ctCTCGTTTCCGAGCTTGAAGAAGTTGTACATTTCGAGGATGGATAAGTTGGAAATTATATGGCAGGATCAAGTCGCCGCGACTTCTTTTCCCAATATTCAAGAATTGTCAATTGATTTTTGTCACAAGTTGTTGCACGTCTTTCAATCTAATTTGCatgcaacaacaacaacattgATGCAAAGTCTGACTCGTCTAAATATAACATACTGCAGTTCATTAGAAAGTATATTTGGAAATATGGAGGGGCAAAATGGTAAAGAATCACAAGTTTTAATGGCTCCAAGTTCAGGTACAGAAGACGGAATAGCCGGACATATTGAATTCCCCATACTAACTCTATTGTCACTATTTGAATTGCCAAAACTCAAGTGGATTTTTGAAGGAGTGCATACTAATTTGGAATCATGGCCTTCATTGAAACACTTATCCCTGTGGGAATGTGGTGAACAAGTGAACAAAATGATTTGGGGTTCAAAATTTGCAAGCAGCAGTAGTAGTCAAGAGAACCAACTCCCGACTTGCATTCAACAACCCATGTTCGTCGTTGAGGAG GGTACGTTCCCCAACTTGGAGCATTTGTTATTGAACTTCAGTGGAAATTTTTCAGATTTTCCCAATCCATCTTCTCTTCTAACAGGACTGCCAAATCTGTTGGAACTTAAAGTATACAATAGTGTCTGGGAGGAAATATTCCCTTATGAACTTGTTGATCGAGAAATACGATTAAGAAGACTAACGGTCTGTCTTCTAATTATGGTTACACATTTGTGGAAAGAAGACAATACCCAGCCATGCCAACTTTTTCATAATATGGAATACCTTAATGTGTCACAATGCGGCAAATTGAAAAACATAGTGCCATCATCTGTTTCTCTTCACAATTTGACAGGATTGGAAATATCAAGTTGTCACGGATTGATCAATTTATTAACATCCTCAACTGCCAAAACTCTGGTGCAACTCAAAAGAATGACTGTGATTGATTGCAAAAGGATTACAGAAATTGTAGCAATGGAGGATGGTGAAGCAAATGTGGCGATTATTTTCAACAAGTTAACAGTCTTAACACTTGATGGCTTACCAAACCTCACACACTTTGGGTTCCCTTATTCCTTTGGGTTCCCATCTTTGTATAAAGTAATTGTGAGATGTTGTCCTGAGATGAAGACTTTCAGTCACGGAGTCTTGAGTACACCAAAGCTAACAGCAGTATGTTATGATGACAGATGGAATTCGAAGCAGAATTTGTATTGCGAGGATGACCTTAATACCACCACACGTTGTCTTTGGGAGGAGGCAAATCAATATGATACTCGATTGTTATTCAGAGAAAGG GTTGAGAAttctgaagaagatgaagatcatCCTTCAGAAGATGAAGATCATCCTTGA